A single Spirochaetae bacterium HGW-Spirochaetae-1 DNA region contains:
- a CDS encoding heat-shock protein SP21 yields MVPPVDIYETENEYVIKADMPAVQKENIDITLNNDKLELRGKVTVDTERDDVRYGEYELYDYYRSFNVGNDISSAAISAHMKDGVLTLTLPKREEIKPKKIEIKVN; encoded by the coding sequence ATGGTGCCGCCCGTTGATATTTACGAAACGGAAAATGAATACGTTATAAAGGCCGACATGCCGGCGGTGCAAAAAGAAAATATCGATATCACCCTGAACAACGACAAGCTGGAACTTCGGGGAAAAGTGACGGTCGATACGGAACGTGACGATGTCAGGTACGGAGAATACGAGCTCTATGATTACTACAGAAGTTTTAACGTGGGGAATGACATCAGCAGTGCGGCAATATCGGCCCACATGAAAGACGGGGTGCTGACACTGACGCTGCCTAAAAGAGAGGAAATAAAGCCGAAAAAAATTGAAATCAAGGTAAATTAG
- a CDS encoding N-formylglutamate amidohydrolase gives MSSGGNGVSPVKRKIIITCEHGGNHIPRAYRRFFKESVTLLGSHRGYDAGALGLARRLVSEIEAELYLSSVSRLLVDLNRSPGSRNLFSHITRGMDLVTKKKILNDYYFPYRNGVESVVAHAVKKNMQVLHVSVHSFTPVLDGSERTADVGLLYDPSRTGEKNFCARWRDEILSQCPDLVVRSNYPYRGTTDGMTSYLRKKHDGDLYRGIELEMNQKHLVNASRFNNDVTRGVVRSLCSVLCGARR, from the coding sequence GTGTCTTCGGGTGGGAATGGCGTTTCTCCCGTGAAGCGAAAGATCATCATAACCTGCGAACACGGCGGGAACCATATTCCCCGCGCCTATCGCCGCTTTTTTAAAGAGAGCGTGACCCTGCTGGGCAGTCACCGCGGGTATGATGCCGGGGCTCTGGGCCTGGCGCGGCGCCTGGTTTCTGAAATCGAAGCAGAACTGTATCTTTCATCCGTATCACGTCTTCTCGTTGACCTGAACCGGTCACCGGGGAGTAGAAATCTTTTCAGTCATATTACACGCGGAATGGACCTCGTAACAAAGAAAAAAATACTGAATGATTATTATTTTCCCTATAGAAACGGGGTGGAATCAGTTGTGGCCCATGCCGTGAAAAAAAACATGCAAGTTCTGCATGTATCGGTGCATTCCTTCACTCCGGTTCTGGATGGCAGCGAAAGAACTGCCGATGTGGGCCTTCTGTATGATCCATCCCGCACCGGGGAAAAAAATTTCTGTGCACGATGGAGAGATGAAATTCTTTCGCAGTGTCCTGACCTTGTGGTTCGCAGTAATTATCCTTACAGGGGAACTACCGACGGAATGACTTCGTATCTCAGGAAAAAACATGACGGTGACCTGTACCGGGGGATAGAACTGGAAATGAACCAGAAGCACCTGGTGAACGCGTCGCGGTTTAATAATGATGTTACGCGAGGTGTTGTGCGGTCGTTGTGTTCCGTGCTTTGCGGAGCCAGGAGGTGA
- a CDS encoding peptidase, with translation MRRYREIMTETNIQTADETTSRDRDQKEYNRIKIRLSIAGIILDIALISLIAFSGVTGWLMSLISPFTENPYLQFLAFSAILGMALSALGFPMEFYGGYLLEHRFNLSNQSIPRWLLEKGKSTAVGLAVGVPVALAFYFFLKSTGELWWFYFSLFIFFISVFLARVAPVIILPLFYKFRELENGEVKDRITALLSAYHIPIKGIYSFNMSRDTKKANAGFTGIGKSKRIILSDTLIKDFTPDEIAVIFAHEMGHYKRRHIVKNIMQSTIIIFATLYLCGMAYSHTALNLGYGSIDDIAAIPILLFYLTLAGLVMMPLTNFISRRYEVQADSFALDATGDRPAFISSMEKLAKMNLADPDPHKAVEFFLYSHPSIKKRIAFAASYGQ, from the coding sequence ATGAGGAGATACAGAGAGATCATGACCGAAACGAACATTCAGACTGCTGATGAAACAACCTCCCGGGATCGGGACCAGAAGGAATATAACAGGATTAAAATCAGGCTCTCCATCGCGGGGATTATCCTGGATATCGCACTTATCTCCCTCATCGCCTTCAGCGGCGTCACGGGATGGCTCATGTCTCTCATAAGCCCCTTCACGGAGAACCCGTACCTGCAGTTTCTGGCCTTCAGCGCCATCCTTGGCATGGCCCTTTCGGCCCTGGGATTCCCCATGGAATTCTACGGCGGATACCTGCTGGAACACCGGTTCAACCTGTCGAACCAGTCAATCCCGCGGTGGCTCCTTGAGAAAGGCAAATCAACGGCCGTAGGTCTTGCCGTCGGCGTACCCGTTGCCCTGGCCTTCTATTTTTTTCTGAAAAGCACCGGCGAGCTCTGGTGGTTCTATTTCAGCCTTTTTATTTTCTTCATCTCGGTCTTTCTGGCCCGCGTCGCGCCGGTAATAATCCTCCCCCTCTTCTATAAATTCAGAGAGCTGGAAAACGGCGAAGTGAAGGACCGCATCACTGCTCTGCTGAGTGCATACCATATACCCATAAAAGGCATATATTCCTTCAATATGAGCCGGGATACGAAAAAGGCCAATGCGGGATTTACCGGCATAGGGAAAAGCAAGAGGATAATCCTGAGCGATACACTCATTAAGGACTTCACCCCCGACGAAATTGCCGTGATATTCGCCCATGAAATGGGACACTACAAACGCCGCCATATAGTGAAAAACATCATGCAGAGCACTATCATCATCTTCGCCACTTTATATCTGTGCGGCATGGCCTACTCCCATACCGCGTTAAATCTTGGATACGGCAGTATCGACGATATAGCGGCCATCCCTATTCTCCTCTTCTACCTTACCCTGGCGGGCCTGGTGATGATGCCCCTGACAAACTTCATCTCCCGCCGATACGAGGTTCAGGCCGATTCATTCGCCCTTGATGCCACGGGAGACCGGCCGGCCTTCATTTCATCCATGGAAAAACTGGCAAAGATGAACCTTGCTGATCCTGATCCTCACAAGGCCGTGGAATTTTTCCTCTACAGTCACCCGTCCATCAAAAAACGGATTGCCTTCGCAGCGTCATATGGACAGTGA